A window from Schistosoma haematobium chromosome 1, whole genome shotgun sequence encodes these proteins:
- the BICD2_1 gene encoding Protein bicaudal D 2, variant 3 (EggNog:ENOG410ZYXS~COG:S): protein MTPVNPEKYYFSKIQLYDPNEIINYGIQKQIQKKNRRKLARLEKQGIFVGRDPIKLLKKANKCPKSETNNADLTSVDIIRKKWKIASLRAQGVKVKDDMSLLKRAADKVHKLKRKRAKNWKKRIEANEEKKRERQVKRTTNIQARRTRKLSKKLNKAREKGRIFFACE, encoded by the exons ATGACACCAGTAAATCCTGAGAAATACTATTTCTCTAAGATTCAGCTTTACGACCCTAATGAAATCATAAATTACGGGATTCAAAAGCAAATTCAAAAGAAAAATAGGAGAAAACTAGCTAGACTTGAGAAGCAGGGTATATTTGTTGGCAGAGACCCAATAAAATTGTTGAAAAAAGCTAACAAGTGTCCAAAATCAGAAACTAACAATGCAGATCTGACATCCGTTGATATCATTCGCAAAAAGTGGAAAATTGCATCACTCAGAGCTCAAG GTGTGAAGGTTAAAGATGACATGTCACTTTTGAAAAGGGCAGCTGATAAAGTACATAAACTCAAACGGAAACGAGCTAAAAACTGGAAGAAGCGTATAGAGGCTAATGAAGAAAAGAAACGTGAGAGACAGGTTAAAAGAACTACCAATATTCAAGCAAGAAGAACGAGAAAACTTTCAAAGAAACTAAATAAAGCTCGTGAAAAAGGGAGAATTTTCTTCGCCTGTGAATAA
- the BICD2_1 gene encoding Protein bicaudal D 2, variant 4 (EggNog:ENOG410ZYXS~COG:S), with protein MTPLYDPNEIINYGIQKQIQKKNRRKLARLEKQGIFVGRDPIKLLKKANKCPKSETNNADLTSVDIIRKKWKIASLRAQGVKVKDDMSLLKRAADKVHKLKRKRAKNWKKRIEANEEKKRERQVKRTTNIQARRTRKLSKKLNKAREKGRIFFACE; from the exons ATGACACCA CTTTACGACCCTAATGAAATCATAAATTACGGGATTCAAAAGCAAATTCAAAAGAAAAATAGGAGAAAACTAGCTAGACTTGAGAAGCAGGGTATATTTGTTGGCAGAGACCCAATAAAATTGTTGAAAAAAGCTAACAAGTGTCCAAAATCAGAAACTAACAATGCAGATCTGACATCCGTTGATATCATTCGCAAAAAGTGGAAAATTGCATCACTCAGAGCTCAAG GTGTGAAGGTTAAAGATGACATGTCACTTTTGAAAAGGGCAGCTGATAAAGTACATAAACTCAAACGGAAACGAGCTAAAAACTGGAAGAAGCGTATAGAGGCTAATGAAGAAAAGAAACGTGAGAGACAGGTTAAAAGAACTACCAATATTCAAGCAAGAAGAACGAGAAAACTTTCAAAGAAACTAAATAAAGCTCGTGAAAAAGGGAGAATTTTCTTCGCCTGTGAATAA